The region TATGAATAGCCTTTTGAATGAATTAGGAAATGTTTATTCCAATGTCAGCATTGTTTGTCAATTCTGttgatattttctatattttttctttataaatcacTTATGATTCTTaacacttttttctcctttttctttaaagCCAAATGAAATGTTGTTCTAAACAATTTATAATTATTAACTCACATTAATCTTATAAACTATTGTTAGTAGTTTCAGAATCAATAATATCATTTATTTGTGTTGAATCTGTTAAAGACAATCTCAGGCACATTGTTGTATGGCTTGAAATTCAAGAGGAAAATTAGGAAAAATTCCTGGATAtaaacagagaggcctggaagaATATGGGAAAAGCTAGACACGACTATTAAGGAAGCTAACCTTGTTGAAATACACAAATCGTGCCACTTCCCCATACATAGGGCTGATACAACTCTGAGAAAATTGTCTTAGGAAGACAGTTTCAAAAGCCTAGGACTCACAGGACTAAATCTCTCTGAAAATACCCCTTCTAGTGCACTCTCATCCCAGAAATAATATCATTGACACCTTTcacacataaaaattttaattattttacgtTTCATACCACCGTAGGTATTTGCTCTTTGACTTGTTACTAGACATTTACACTATGTCAGAAAATTATGTgactaatttagaaaataaaactaagaaaaatagtctaatatgaaaatataaagctgagcgactgaactgaactgaatactggtAAAATATTCTATCACGTATACATACTAGGAACTTCccaagtgatgctagtggtaaagaacctgactgccaaagcaggagacataggagatttGTGTTagatcccttggtggggaaggtcccctggaggaggacatgacagtccactccagtattccggcctggagaatccccatggacaggggaatttggcaggctatagtccatagggtcaaaaagagtcggacacgactgaagccacttagcatgcatgcatacatactaTAATggtcttaatttatttattggtgCATATGTAATTTATTGACAGTTTCAGATATTCTCCAGGGATGACTTCTTATGAAAAAGCTTGAGGAACTGagatacagaagagaaaatgtagATGACAGAAGAGAGAACTGGTTTGAGGAAAGAGCACAAaaccaagaagaggaaattttggTCATAGTTGGGGTACTTATGTGATTAGTCTATAACACTGATGCTATTAAGGGGACACTGATGACGTCCCCAAGACTACACATGCAGCAATTGTGTCAAAGAGCTCTAAGTAGCAGGTAAACTTTCTAAGAACAATTATAGGAAATACAAGACATAACAAgttgtgtatttgtgtgttttacataggttttattttgttcttgaaGTATCAGGTATGCATTTAGTACACTGGTTTTGAACCAGTTTTAGTTTTGGAGATAGAGTCTATTATTAAAATTCTTTCCAGATTTTGCTGCAAAAGGTTTATCAGTGGCTGCTTCAGCCAGCAATGTATAAATTCTGGATCAAAGTCCTAGTTTGTTGGCTCAGCTTCTGTTCCAGAAGCAATATTTCCCCCATTTCATTCTGAgggaagaattcagttcagttcagtctctcagtcatgcctgactgtttgtgacctcttagactgcagaatgccaggctttcctgttcatcacaaactcccggagcttgcttaaactcataccccctgagtcagtgatgccatccaaccatctcatcctctgttgtcccttctcctcctgccttcaatctttcccaaaatcaggatcttttccaatgagttgactcttcacaccaggtggccaaagtactggagattcagcttcaacatcaatccttccaatgaatattcaggactgatttcctttagaatggactggtttgatctccttgcagtccaagagactcaataatcttctccaacaccacagttcaaaagcatcaattcttctgcactcagctttctttatagtccaactctcacatccatacatgactgctggaaaaaccgtagctttgactagacaggcctttgttggcaaagtaacgtctatGCTttttatgtttgtcatagcttttcttccaaggagcaagcgtcctttgatttcatggctacagttaccttctgcagtgattttggagcccaagaaaataaagtctgtcactgtttccattgtttccctatctatttgccatgaagtgatgggactgaatgccatgatcttagttttttgaatgttgagtttcaaaccagcctttttcactctcctttttcactttcatcaagaggctctttagttcctctttgctttctgccagaaaagtggtgtcatctgcatatctgaggttattgatatttcttcaggcaatcttgatttcaacttatgcttcatccagcccagtattttttatgatgtactctcagttcagttcagtcgctcagtcatgtccgactctttgcgaccccgtgaatcgcagtatgccaggcctccctgttcatcaccaactcccagagttcactcagactcacgtccattgagtcagtgatgccatccagccatctcatcctctgttgtccccttctcctcctgccccctgcatgtgaattaaataagtagggtgtcaatatacagccttgacatactcctttcccaattttgaatcagtcctttgttccatgttcggttctaactgtttcttcttgacctgcatacaggtttctcaggaggcaggtaaggtggtctggtattcctgtctcttgaagaattttccatagtttgctgtgatccatacagtcaaaggcttttgagtagtcaatgaagcagaagtagacattgttctggaattctcttgctttttctatgatccaatggatgttgtcaatttagACATAAAGAATAAGCCTTTTTTAACATTGTCAAGTTGAGATTTTtgtattaactttaaaaagactttggtaagaaaaattaacagcaagcttataataataaatttgtaAAACACTTCAGGAAGCAGAACAAAATCTATAATTTCATTAAAAGTTGGCAGCtataaaattttctataaaattccttcatttaatttcttaattatgAAATATGTTTGGAAACAATTATGTATGTCCACTCTATTTTGGAATAAAAGTTTAGATTTATCATTATATTGTTAACATATCTAAATGATATCCTATAATTTAACTGTTATAATTCACTTTTTCTCCAGTTACTAAACATTTGGTTATGTATGGTTTTGatgttatcattattttattttcattaaactaATAAAATTATTTGGAATGAAACAACAGATTTACAACATTTACTTGTtacatccagaaaaatggtaGATATCTCTacctattcattttttttccctgtttatgGTGAAGtatttgcagttttctttttatacACTTTACTgatttttgatgtatttatttaGAGTTGTACTGCATTTTTGTTGATATTATGAATGACATTTACTTTTATTCTATTTTCCTCCTGATTATTATCTATTCTATATTTACTTTGCAGGAGGCCAccatttaaaagtttcttttctgattttaatcatttttgaaattatttttatgaaaattcacATCTAATATCTGCTAGTGTGTGAtaaagaaaaatgggcagaaaaataAGTTTTGGGATGAGAGTAAATTTCTGAGTTTTAATTCAAGAGCTAATTGATGATCATGATGTGTTATGTTTTAATCCTtatcttctccctctttcttttggGAGAATTGAAGGGTTAAATGCTTGCCTTCCCTTTTTCTAGTACTTTTAATGAGAGAAGGTGGGGAAGGCTCCATGTGGCTTACTTCTTCCCTCCACTACCAAGGGGTATTGTAAGGCTCTGTTGGTTGTTCCTGACATAAGGGAGCCTGTCCAAGAGAGGGAGTGGGAGCTGTCACTCAGCCTGTGCCCAGGGAGTAGAAGTGTGCACCTGATGCTCATGGGAGTCCCCCCTGAGGAAGGGGTGCATAAAACCGCCTCTGGTCAAGACTTGTAGCTAAGGGGCTGCTGCTTTGTGATTTTATAATTTATGCAAAGGGCTTCAGAGACTaacctgaggccctgcacccaaactttaaattaaatcatactaTCACCTCACTTAGATCCTGATTTTACCTCCCTTGCATAGCTAAAATGAAGATATATTAGTAAATCTGGTCTTTTTGTGCTTCTATGGAACTGGCTATAATTTCATTAGTAGATAAGATTGTGTCACTCAGAATGAAATTTATTTACTAAGATGCAATACAATGATTCCAGGCCACTTTGAAAATTAACTGCAGAGTAATGTACCTCATTTCAGACATTGGCTAAACTATCTTATTTCTGTCCTCAGACTTTCACACACTGTCCTTGCTGCATGATTAATCTTCATTCTCATATACACAGGGggaaagcactttaaaaaatcttaaagaacttaaaatatgaattattgtGGCCTTATTAATTTTTGCTAGGGAATCTTGCTTCCGGGTCTTGCTTGTATTCTGTTTAAGTACATTAAGTCTTTTGTATTGAGTGCTCCCAGGTGGTACTAAAATAAAGATGTAATGTATCAAGttatatgattttaaaacaatCCCAAAACTAAGGAGTTGGAGAAAACTATTTTCACCAGATGGTGTTCAAAAACTGACTTTCTAAGAAGAAGTTTTTTGACAAACTTATCTGGCAAAGAAGCTCAAACTCCaaagagcctgctgctgctgctaagtcgcttcagtagtgtctgactctgtgcgaccccatagacggcagcccaccaggctcccccgtccctgggattctccaggcaagaacacaccagagtgggttgccatttccttctccaatgcatgaaagtgaaaagtgaaagtgaagtcgctcagtcaataTCCAGCCCTtatagaccccatggactgcagcctaacaggctcctccgtccatgggattttccaggccagagtactataTATAGACGAAATTATTCTGAATATGAAAGGGAAAGACGTTCTGGTCACTCTGGTGGGTGATGGGGAGAGggtgagaaaggaagagatagagaTAGCACCAGGTATAATATGAGAACTTGACTGTGTGTTTAGCACAAAGATCCTTCCTCTTACTTCCTAACTCCATCCTGTAGTCAGGTATATTAACCCCAAAAAAGCTGGAATCAGTTTGATTTTGGATAAAATGTTGCTGGGGATGAGTCTCACACTCAGATTGATGTGATCAAAACAAGATAGCAGGCAGACTAGGAGTGAGAGGAGAGAAACACACATGAACCTCTTGTGTAGTGTGAATCTAGGAAAATAGCGGTTATATGGCACATGTATAGGGAGATAGTGgttgtatggtgtgtgtgtagggagacAGTGgtggtatggtgtgtgtgtagggagacAGTGgtggtatggtgtgtgtgtagggaaaTAGTGAGGGGACTCTAGATATCTAATCACTATACAGTTAGGGGTCAGAGACAAATCTACTTAAATTTGCAAAAGCTAGAAACTGAGCAGTTGAcatctgggttcagttcagttcagtcactcagtcatgtctaactcttggcaaccccatggactgcagcatgccaggcttccctgttcatcaccaactcccggagcttactcaaactcatgtccattgagttggtaatgccatccaattatcccatcctctgctgtccccttctcctcctgctttcaatctttcccagcatcagggtcttttccaatgagtcagttcttcacaccaggtggccaaaatattggagttttagcttcagcgtcagtccttccaatgaatattcaggactgatttcctttaagatcgactggttggatctccttgcagtccaaggacagttcttctccaacaccacagttcaaaaccatcagttctttggtcctcagcgttctttatggtccaacactcacatccatatatgactactggaaaaaccatagctttgactagatggaactttgttggcaaagtaatgtccctgctttttaatgtgctgtctaggtttgtcatagcttttcttccaaggagcaagcatcttttgatttcctggttgcagtcaccgtctacagtgatttggagcccaagaaaatagagtctgtcactgtttccattgtctccccatctatttgccatgaagtgataggactgggtgccatgatcttagttttttgaaagctgagttttaagccagctttttcactctcctctttcactttcatcaagaggctgtttagttcctcttcgctttctgcttaagggtggtgtcatctgtatatctgaggttattgttatttctcctggtaatcttgattttGGCTTGTGATTCATCGAgcatggcattttgcatgatgtactctgcataaaagtttaataaacagggtgacaatatccgccttgatatactccttttccaatttggaaccaatctgttgttgcATGcctggttccaactgttgcttaaATTTGCAAACTGAGAATTTGACTTAGAAACCCAGAAACTGAACAGTTGAATTCTGGGTTATATGTGTTTTTTCCCTGGAAAAATATAAGAGAATGTCTGGCATTTTCCAGTTTCCATACAGTATGCACAGGAACACTAATACAATAAAGCCTAGAACAAATGATTTATGTAAATTCTGGTGCCATCTTATTTGTTATTTGCTTCATTGAAATGCAACCTAAAATATTTTAGGGAATATAGGAAACACTTTTCCCTCAAATTTATTAAAACCATTAATGTCTGAAATTTTTATATTCCTATATGTCCTACATATATATAGATTCTAGTTCTTGAGAGGCTTTCTTTGACCAAATATCACGCTCCTAAATAGTTTTCTCAGGGCCTCCTTCATTTCCTTATTCCGGAGGCTGTAGATCAAGGGATTGAAAAGTGGGGTCATCACAGAATAAAATAAGGTCACAATTTTCTGAATTCCTGCTGGATTGCCTGCCGTTGGGCTCACATACATCACCATGATGGAGCCATAGAACAGAGACACTACAGACAGATGGGATCCACATGTAGAGAAAGCCTTATGCCGGCCTTCTGCTGAGGGGACCCTAAGCACAGCTCTGATCACCAGGGTGTAGGAGCTGGTAATGAACAGGAAAGTGGAAAAAATCAGGGCTGAATTAAAGGTGGCACAGATAATCTCAGTGGCAGGAGCTGGCACGCAAGACAACTTCATAAGGGGTCCTGGGTCACATAGGAAGTGATCAATAGTATTGGGGCCACAAAAAGGAAGCTGGGAGATGAGATAAACTGGGAGGAGAAAACAGGAAAAGCCACACACCCAGCAGCAGGCTCCCATTCTGATGCAGCATTGCACTGTCATGACAGTGGGGTAGTGAAGGGGCCTGCAGATGGCAAGGTACCTGTCAAAGGCCATGGCAGACAAGAAGAAGGTCTCAGTAGTGCCCATGGAGAAGAAGAAGTAGAACTGGAGGAAGCagccagagaaggagatggtcTTGGTCTCAGAGAGAAAGTTGGCTAGCATACTGGGGACAGTAGAAGTGACATACCACATCTCCAGGAAGGAAAAATTGGCCAGCAGGatgtacatgggggtgtggagatGGTGGTCCCACCACACTGCACAGATAATGCACAAATTTCCAGTTAGTGTCAATGCATAGATCACAGAGAAGAATGAGAAGAGGAAGATCTGAGCCTCCCAGGTACAAGGGAATCCAAGGAGAATGAATTCTCTCACAGGGTCAGAGTGATTGTTTCCTCctgggtttttcatttttttttcttctccagaaaacTGCAACAACAAGACATTACCATGTTACAAATGATTTTACAGAAATTTTCTCATTAAGATGTTCTCTGAACTTCTTTACAATTCAATAAGCAGCATAATTTTAGATTGCTTAAAGATTTCTAGCATTCTTTGCCCCAGTGTGATACTGGGAAGAAACAGGGAATTTGGAGGTCGTTTGCTTATTATAGCTTTATCTTCATGATCACCATGCCCATCATGGTCCATTGAACACCTGCCTCTGTGTAATGTCCTCAGCTCTACATAAACCAAAATAGATTGTCCTTGCCATTCAGAGGCTTTCAACCTTGTTCAGAAACAACCATCTGGGCCAAACCTATATAAGGACACATGAAGTTTTCATTGTTACTCAGTCggtaagtcatgtacaactctttgagaccccatgaactgcagcacaccaggcttccctttccttcactatctctgtgtttgctcaaactcatgtccattgagccaggtggttctagtggtaaagaacctggctgccaatggaggagatgtaagatgtcaggaagatcccctggaagagggcatggcaacccactctagtattcttgcctggagaattcccgtggacagaggagcctgttgggttacagtccataaggtcacaaagagtcagacatgactgaagtcttAGCACGCACAAACATGgagttttaaataataataataataatagttcatGATGTGTgtaaatggaagaaaacattgcAAGAATTCATGATTGTAAATTAAGAGTTTATTACtgtaaatttaataataataggtATATCATTTTAGATGGGGTTTCTGTACTATTGGAAATTTTGGATACAGAAGTAAGGAAGATGATGTTTTATCAATGATTGCTTATAGCAAGCCCAGTTGTGGTATTTGCattctctcttatttttaaaaatctccatgAAAAAAATTCCGCAATTTGCATTGTTAATTTCTCTCAGGGTTTAGTGACATATGCACAATTCTCAAAACACTCTTTTCTTTTAACTTGGTCCTCTTTGTAATAAAGAAGCTTGCAGAAGAAGAGTAAGCTTTGTATATTTTCAGCTAGAATAAGCATTTAAGAATGAAATTGGTATGCACGAAGGAGAGTCACACTGCAAACTAATATAATTCTCTTTTACCTGAAATTTACCTTAAGTAGAGGACACAAGCTTCAGTGCCCAGTTGAAATTTATCATATGCTGGGAAAGTACCTTATGATGGTACTCTCAATACATACTTTGCCACATAGAACAGAAATAACTACAGTGGTATATGTCATTAAATCACTTTTGAGTTTTGAATTACATTAATTGGAGATCTGTTCGTGGACTATTCTCATTATTCTCTCTTTTATTCGCAACTTCTGTGTTAGAGTTCCTTCTGGTTGCCTTGACCTATAAACGTTGTTTTAGGACCTAGTCcttgatatttttccttttctaattatGCTTTCTCAGTAAGTGATGTGACAGCTAGCCCTTTGACATAAAAACTACTCATGTAAAATGAAGCCACATTTTCTCTATCTAACTGTGAAGTCTCTTCTGCAACCTGGATTTATCTACCCAGTTTCTTACTCAACATCTCCATTTGCTATTGAAGGTAACTAAAACAAGAAGCCCACGACAAAACTCTTGATTTTCTCATCACAAACTGGTTGATCCTTACTTCTTTGCCAGCATATCACCCAGCAGCACCTCCATTTACTCAGTTGCTCAGGTCACAAACTTTGGCCACATCCTTACCACCCTTCTTAATACTCCACATCCAAACCATCAACAAATGCTCTAGGCTTCTTGttcaaaatatagtttaaaaaaatctgatcatgtcaactacttgctctcaatctttcaaATATACTTACAAGAGAGTCTAAAGCTCTTCCCACAGTCTGTAAGGCCGAGACCTAACTCCAAGCCCTCATTTCCTAGCACCTTTCCCTCTACTGACCCCACTCCAGACTCACTGATACTTGCCCATGCCAAGTGTGGCCACTATCAAGGTCTGGAATGTCCTTTATTCCTCTTTGCAATATTCATATGCTTTAACTTGTTCCTTTGTTCAGGTATCTGGAAAAAtcagagactcagagaggctTTTCTTAAACTTACACGTGTGAAGGCTCgatcgcatctgactctttgtgacctcaaggactgtagcttaccaggctcctcggtctgcggaattttccaggcaagaatactggagtgggttgccatgtcctacttcaggggatattcctgacaccaggatcaaactgtgtctcttgcgtctcctgccttggcagattctttaccacctggaaaACCTTCCTTGATTTAGCCCATCTTTACTATTCTGTTTCCCAATTCTGCTTTGGTTTTCTACAAAGCACATATCACTACCTGGCATTGTATTGTATACTTAGCATGTATTTTCTATCTCAATTGCTTGAATATAAGAGGATATCATTTTGCTCACTGATGTATTCCCAGAATCTAAGATAGTGTTCAAGACacactttttgttgtttagtctctcagtcgtgtctgactgtttgtaaccccatggactatagcccaccgggcaaGGCATATTAGGgatgctcattaaatatttgccATCTCGATCAGTGCCTTGCCCTAATAGTGACCAAACAGGAAAACCATTCCTTTAGACAgggaaaaatgtttaagaaaatgtAGAGACTGGTTTCTCCAGTTTGCTAAAAACACAAAAGCAAGGCAACACCTTTTGTACGGGGAAACATCCTCAGTCTTCATAAACAGGAGATCCATGAGAGGAGCCCACTCAAGACAGTCCTATCGATGCCACTTCTCTCTGTGAATCACACTGTCTCTATGTTCCTTTCATCCACTCTGCTTTGTGCTCTGTGCTTTCTTCTTGTTGCTAAGTGAAAATCATGCtccaagggtgtgtgtgtgtgtgtgtgtgtgtgtgtgtgtgtgtgtgtgtgcgcatacaCAGTTTTATCTATTCTCTCAATCTGTTTCTGTATCTGATTGtccatattttaaatgaatatttttataattcttttctcttatttttaaataggtgagtgtttttgatttctcctgCCTAAAATCAAAAGAGCAGCCTAAAGAAAATGTGGCTGTTCAAGTTACTTTAATAGAAAAGTGCTCTTACTCCCTGATTCTCCTTCTGTATCATATTCAGAAGGAAATCTGGTATATCTGACTTGAATATGTagtaagatataaaataaagttgtCATCCAGTTTATTCTTGGCCCATGTGGTATTGTGATATAGAAAACATAttcatatgaaaaatattattttgtttaaatatgttaacctatattttataaatgaaacacACAAAATCTAACATTTAGTCAGACCAGTTCTAATACCAGAAGCAATGTTATATAATTGAGA is a window of Ovis canadensis isolate MfBH-ARS-UI-01 breed Bighorn chromosome 7, ARS-UI_OviCan_v2, whole genome shotgun sequence DNA encoding:
- the LOC138444010 gene encoding olfactory receptor 11H6-like, whose amino-acid sequence is MRLLTYSPLEAGMELVLPKPEKTAVSFTAAYNRLFKLLKQYGHCMGFRNGFPVWSLLGQGTDRDGKYLMSIPNMPCPFSGEEKKMKNPGGNNHSDPVREFILLGFPCTWEAQIFLFSFFSVIYALTLTGNLCIICAVWWDHHLHTPMYILLANFSFLEMWYVTSTVPSMLANFLSETKTISFSGCFLQFYFFFSMGTTETFFLSAMAFDRYLAICRPLHYPTVMTVQCCIRMGACCWVCGFSCFLLPVYLISQLPFCGPNTIDHFLCDPGPLMKLSCVPAPATEIICATFNSALIFSTFLFITSSYTLVIRAVLRVPSAEGRHKAFSTCGSHLSVVSLFYGSIMVMYVSPTAGNPAGIQKIVTLFYSVMTPLFNPLIYSLRNKEMKEALRKLFRSVIFGQRKPLKN